TAGGGTGTCCCAATCGTATCGAACCCCATGCATACGATATGCTGTAAAGTCTTTTCCCCctagcttctttttcagcacgattgtcaagaaattcaatttcgttattAGTCGACCGTTTTACTTTGCTCGCTATTGGATCTGCGTATTCATTGCAAGACCATGTATCTACATTTACTTGGTTCTCACAGGAtggtaatgaaattttaaaatttttgtataactttgtggtcgtctctactggaaaaataagaaatgttaAAGGCATCCCTACTACTTTAAATCCAGGTTGggtaaattctttattatttatgtcTGGTTTGTTAGAGAAAGTTATTTCTATCTGCTTGTTATTATCTAGAAGACGGCTAGTATTTACATTAATCATTGAGTTTGTTAATTCTATATAGACCTTTTTAAGATTCCTCGGTGTAAGCAGAGCGaaaagtcgtgcggctagtcgactagtgcgcaccatggcgggggatagccgtaACTAGCTGCAGACTTGGCTTGATTCTTCGAATCACCTTGTTGTTCGGCTCTATGTTACTGTAGTCTGGCACTCTGTGTTGTATGTCAAACCTATTGCGTTGATTTCTCGAAAAGTTAGGAAATGGTTAATGCCAAGTGTCTTATATGTTTTTGTACTCAACAATCTAAATTAGGAAAAGGACGGAAGTTCTACAAAATACCAGAGTACACTAAATGTGATAGGTTTTCTGATGGTGACAAAGTTCtcattgaaaaaagaagaagactttGGATGCAACATGTAGAAAAAACTTACATGGAAGAAGTTGCAACTATATTATAAGAATTATAGCGCTAATATATATCAATTATAACTAATTGAGACAACTGAAACTTGAAAACGgacatttttatcttttaataCACTAGCAGACTACAGTAACATAGAGCCGAACAACAAGGTGATTCGAAGAATCAAGCCAAGTCTGCAGCTAGTtacggctatcccccgccacggtgcgcactagtcgactagccgcacgacttttCGCTCTGCTTACACCGAGGAATCTTAAAAAGGTCTATACCcttcacctttaaaaataatttgtgaatttgatgaatttgttgATATATCTCCCCATACTATGGTGTtatgattttgtgtatacTCCCCTTCTTGTTGAGTGGTGTTTAAGAATCCCAATGGACTTTCCACTAAGCTTTCTGGTGtctcttgttttaatgttatctcttctgctaaacaatttaatgcatggtattctttgatagcataccacttcccttcccctgtaggagttgatgtaaaactcaacgttgttgttcctgcctgcataagattacccccacattttttattatttaccatctcccagcattcaattgctgagagtaattttgtttcctgtgaataaactgtgtcaaaagaccctatccagaaagatccggttattttctttgtcttaatccattgtttgcaagtccatcctttccaagtttttactGGATTTTGTTTAGTCATTAGCGTATAATTTGTTAGGTATCGTGGTTGATGGTTAGTGCTGGGGTTTTTGCAATAGTATGGTGAGTTAATATCTAGAATTCCTCGTGTTTTAACATAGTTGCAATCGCATACAGACGAGAAGATTGTGTGGGTTGTTTGCAATGTAGTTAGAATGCAAAGAGTAgtaattttttctccatctgtttaaaaaaattaattgcattTTAGAAATTGGATGCCTGATTTCTCGATCTTAAATTATATCGTGAGGTTGTCCTAAAGTCGGAATTAGTCTGGTCTAATGGATTGGGGAATAGCATTCTTGGATCTAAgaatgatattatgggttCTTTCAGTCCAAGTTGCTTTTTAGGCCTCCCTGGTCTTCGTCTAATGGCTGTCGTTTCTGCTTTTCTCGCTTCGa
This sequence is a window from Daphnia magna isolate NIES linkage group LG7, ASM2063170v1.1, whole genome shotgun sequence. Protein-coding genes within it:
- the LOC123474481 gene encoding uncharacterized protein LOC123474481, translated to MLACYVVDEPEEWDRYLPFVTFAYNTSKQATLKDSPFYLFYGREPILPNDIKINRHYEMEGNQHEEYSRQWKKAQELANQHLFKAQTKQKKYYDEGTKSVKYNPGDLVLLKAPPQAGKFINRWKDGEKITTLCILTTLQTTHTIFSSVCDCNYVKTRGILDINSPYYCKNPSTNHQPRYLTNYTLMTKQNPVKTWKGWTCKQWIKTKKITGSFWIGSFDTVYSQETKLLSAIECWEMVNNKKCGGNLMQAGTTTLSFTSTPTGEGKWYAIKEYHALNCLAEEITLKQETPESLVESPLGFLNTTQQEGEYTQNHNTIVWGDISTNSSNSQIIFKGEGYRPF